One genomic region from Sphingobacterium multivorum encodes:
- the gldN gene encoding gliding motility protein GldN, with the protein MKTKIVLIAAMTFGVGSLFAQQETTIDTVPKNQNILNNVNAANPVTSGEVIQDTIPLTDGFYQANSMEDAVPFAYPEVNKKNIRFYKRVWRDIDLKDEKNNILAIPGNSLIEVVMKAIEKGKLSLYSPDDDSFKGRLSAQEGMARFADSVLVPIFDGEGNQIDSKMALNEFDPARVTKFRIKEDIFFDKQRSRLETRIIGVAPLMNITTSAELAESVGATPAFWLYFPQLRYSLIQVDISDPDKGLYDMTMDDFFVQNKFASTIVRESSPGMLQNLKETENGGQQLDGKKVEEKLDAYKKKLWSNPKGVKAEELEGTQSNDGKTSQNQNLQKETEQKL; encoded by the coding sequence ATGAAAACAAAAATAGTATTGATAGCTGCGATGACTTTTGGAGTTGGGTCATTGTTTGCTCAGCAAGAGACAACGATAGATACTGTCCCTAAAAATCAAAACATTCTAAATAACGTCAATGCAGCTAACCCTGTTACATCAGGGGAAGTGATCCAAGATACAATTCCTTTAACAGATGGATTTTATCAGGCCAATAGCATGGAGGATGCTGTCCCCTTTGCATATCCTGAGGTGAATAAGAAGAATATTCGTTTTTACAAACGTGTATGGCGTGATATCGATCTAAAAGATGAAAAGAATAATATCCTTGCTATTCCTGGAAACTCTTTGATTGAGGTGGTCATGAAAGCCATTGAAAAAGGGAAACTTTCGCTCTATAGTCCGGATGATGATTCTTTCAAAGGCCGACTGAGTGCTCAAGAGGGGATGGCCCGTTTTGCGGATAGCGTACTTGTGCCAATTTTTGATGGTGAGGGTAATCAGATTGATTCCAAAATGGCGCTTAATGAATTTGACCCGGCACGTGTGACCAAATTTAGAATTAAAGAAGATATCTTCTTCGATAAGCAGCGGAGCCGATTGGAAACACGGATTATCGGTGTAGCTCCTTTAATGAATATTACAACTTCCGCAGAGCTTGCGGAATCTGTCGGGGCGACACCTGCATTCTGGTTATATTTCCCACAATTGCGGTATAGTCTTATCCAAGTGGATATTTCTGATCCAGATAAGGGACTTTATGACATGACCATGGATGATTTTTTTGTGCAAAACAAATTTGCAAGTACCATCGTGCGTGAATCTTCTCCGGGCATGTTGCAGAATCTAAAGGAAACTGAAAACGGCGGACAGCAGTTGGACGGAAAAAAAGTAGAAGAGAAACTGGATGCGTATAAGAAGAAATTATGGAGTAACCCTAAAGGGGTAAAAGCCGAAGAGCTGGAAGGAACGCAGTCTAATGACGGTAAAACTTCACAGAATCAAAACTTGCAAAAGGAAACGGAACAGAAATTGTAA
- a CDS encoding SUMF1/EgtB/PvdO family nonheme iron enzyme, translated as MMNTLKRFYGNRLLGLLSLAILIGFAACKSNSAMYKAPKVNAFRGGKLPAPPGMVYIPSGTILFKGSLDSGNVGKNVSVSAFFIDEAEVTNKQYREFVNWVADSVAVTDYLNDDQYFLEIAGEQVGQKRINWAKVKKISPIWKSNDPSIQERLAPMLEMHGNRRALNPEVIKYRFSYLQSKGNVKKKYVTDTVAVMPVEDIWTKDFPNAQLASLDANYFTHPSFDYYPVIGVTWRQARAFTDWRANEMAATILKNSYLNGYQLSLSLPTEAQWQYAASGKLDPQDTIAGSRMTIDGTEGKKKLAVNFKQGEGTYSRDGATFTLPVKSYMPNAFGVYNMAGNVSEWTLDAYSPSAVVFVNDLNPALLYDADAKDGDALKRKVVRGGSWKDNGEQLNSETRNYSVDYEPHSYIGFRCVMSAFEMPTVQSKTRKY; from the coding sequence ATGATGAATACACTAAAAAGGTTCTATGGCAATCGCTTACTTGGGCTTCTTTCGCTGGCTATTTTAATTGGTTTTGCTGCCTGTAAGTCTAATTCTGCAATGTATAAAGCGCCAAAGGTAAATGCCTTTCGAGGAGGAAAATTACCAGCGCCCCCGGGGATGGTTTATATTCCTTCCGGCACTATTCTTTTTAAAGGTTCTTTAGATAGTGGGAATGTAGGGAAAAATGTAAGTGTAAGCGCCTTCTTTATTGATGAAGCCGAAGTCACTAATAAACAATATCGCGAATTTGTAAACTGGGTGGCTGATTCGGTTGCTGTAACAGATTATCTCAATGATGATCAATACTTCCTGGAGATTGCCGGCGAACAGGTAGGTCAAAAGCGTATCAATTGGGCGAAGGTGAAAAAGATATCGCCAATATGGAAAAGCAATGATCCAAGTATTCAGGAGCGCCTAGCGCCTATGCTTGAAATGCATGGAAATAGACGTGCGCTAAATCCCGAAGTAATTAAATATCGTTTCTCTTACCTACAGTCTAAAGGTAACGTAAAGAAGAAATATGTTACAGATACCGTTGCTGTAATGCCTGTGGAAGATATTTGGACAAAGGATTTTCCGAATGCTCAACTCGCATCATTGGATGCTAATTACTTTACGCACCCTTCTTTTGATTATTATCCAGTAATCGGTGTTACCTGGAGACAAGCTAGGGCATTTACAGACTGGAGAGCAAACGAAATGGCCGCAACGATACTAAAAAATTCTTATTTGAATGGATATCAACTGAGTTTGAGCTTGCCTACCGAAGCGCAATGGCAATATGCAGCTTCCGGGAAATTGGATCCGCAGGATACCATAGCTGGTTCTAGAATGACTATCGATGGTACGGAAGGCAAAAAGAAATTGGCTGTCAACTTCAAACAAGGCGAAGGAACTTATTCCCGTGATGGTGCTACGTTCACACTACCCGTGAAATCGTATATGCCAAATGCTTTTGGTGTCTATAATATGGCTGGAAATGTATCGGAGTGGACGCTTGATGCTTACAGTCCTTCAGCTGTCGTATTTGTCAACGACTTGAATCCAGCGTTGTTGTATGATGCGGATGCCAAAGATGGTGATGCCCTGAAACGGAAGGTTGTACGTGGCGGGTCCTGGAAAGATAATGGTGAACAATTGAATAGCGAGACGCGTAATTATTCGGTAGACTATGAACCGCATTCTTATATCGGTTTCCGTTGTGTCATGTCGGCTTTTGAAATGCCTACAGTACAGAGCAAAACACGTAAGTATTAA
- a CDS encoding nucleotidyltransferase family protein, which yields MNNSIENIQKPILVILAAGMASRYGSAKQVESFGPYGEKIIDYSIYDAIRAGFGKIVFVIREEFLEIMKTNVGAKLPASVEVAYAYQDFDLKKYGIDRVVERQKPWGTGHAVMSAEHEVDRPFCVINADDFYGYDAFQKMADFLTQRADDQEMALVGFEVGNTLSDFGYVSRGVCEVNGTNHLQSVTERTNIYRKDQDIVFAQEGKETVLPGDTRVSMNFWGFTPKIFEIARSLFPDFVEKNHENPKSEFFIPDLPDYMVKQGIANFSVLPTDAKWFGVTYKEDKEEVQQSIHRLIEAGYYPQRLWQEKKVVDESIYLDF from the coding sequence ATGAACAATAGTATTGAGAATATACAGAAACCCATTTTAGTAATTTTGGCCGCTGGTATGGCGAGCCGCTATGGATCGGCTAAGCAAGTAGAAAGCTTTGGGCCGTATGGTGAAAAGATAATCGATTACTCGATTTATGATGCCATTCGTGCTGGATTCGGAAAGATTGTTTTTGTCATCCGGGAAGAATTCTTAGAAATCATGAAAACAAATGTTGGAGCCAAACTTCCTGCATCTGTCGAGGTTGCTTACGCTTACCAGGATTTTGACCTAAAAAAGTATGGTATTGATAGAGTTGTGGAACGCCAAAAACCTTGGGGTACCGGTCATGCCGTAATGAGTGCCGAGCATGAAGTGGATAGACCGTTTTGTGTAATCAATGCGGACGATTTCTATGGCTATGATGCTTTTCAAAAGATGGCTGATTTTCTAACCCAAAGAGCAGATGATCAAGAGATGGCGCTGGTCGGTTTTGAAGTTGGTAATACCCTTTCCGACTTTGGCTATGTCTCCCGCGGCGTATGTGAAGTGAATGGAACAAATCATTTGCAGAGTGTGACCGAAAGAACTAACATTTACCGAAAAGACCAGGATATTGTCTTCGCACAGGAGGGAAAGGAAACTGTTTTACCTGGCGATACTCGAGTTTCCATGAATTTCTGGGGATTTACACCCAAAATATTTGAGATTGCCCGTAGCTTGTTTCCTGATTTTGTAGAGAAAAACCATGAAAATCCCAAATCCGAATTCTTTATTCCTGATTTACCGGATTATATGGTCAAGCAAGGTATTGCCAATTTTTCGGTCCTGCCTACCGATGCAAAGTGGTTTGGTGTTACCTATAAGGAGGATAAGGAAGAAGTACAGCAAAGTATTCATCGACTGATCGAGGCCGGCTATTATCCGCAGCGTTTATGGCAAGAAAAAAAAGTCGTGGATGAAAGTATTTATTTGGATTTTTAA
- a CDS encoding DUF4625 domain-containing protein: MIKPIKIILAFMLVSELFVSCKKEGETPEVVSPKVENVEIGYANNKQAIRGRDFHFNADILAGDKIESVRVKILPKAGLTNSSPWKMEIVWEEFMGLKNANVHKHFTIPVEAPEGKFDFLFIVNDVNGSKLELKEDFQIFDAANMPVDPIVDRDIFSRNDDMVYYMNTYVENPLVFKKGDKFTARAQIKQIQGDGILYTALIRRTLNHFPETVDKLDLTKAIIISKVEHKDLGPASKVNTYKLVNGVISGDDIIIGAETDGLGSQITGDRQWQSGQYNLVILYKNTTFNMNTFKSIPITIEY, encoded by the coding sequence ATGATCAAACCAATAAAAATTATCCTGGCATTTATGCTCGTATCTGAGCTTTTTGTATCCTGTAAAAAGGAAGGGGAGACACCTGAGGTCGTTTCACCAAAGGTAGAAAACGTAGAAATTGGCTATGCCAATAATAAACAAGCAATCCGAGGGCGGGATTTTCATTTTAATGCAGATATTCTGGCTGGAGATAAAATCGAGTCCGTTCGAGTCAAAATTTTGCCTAAGGCTGGGCTGACGAACTCATCGCCATGGAAAATGGAAATTGTTTGGGAAGAGTTTATGGGATTAAAAAATGCCAATGTGCATAAGCATTTTACCATTCCAGTGGAAGCTCCTGAGGGTAAATTTGATTTTTTATTTATCGTAAACGATGTTAATGGATCAAAGCTTGAGTTAAAGGAAGATTTTCAGATCTTCGATGCGGCTAATATGCCTGTTGACCCAATTGTGGACCGTGACATCTTCTCCCGAAACGATGATATGGTATACTATATGAATACCTATGTAGAGAATCCATTGGTTTTCAAAAAAGGGGATAAGTTTACGGCACGTGCGCAGATTAAGCAAATACAGGGGGATGGTATTTTATATACAGCATTGATCAGGCGAACCCTGAATCATTTTCCTGAAACGGTTGATAAACTTGACCTAACGAAGGCTATCATTATTTCTAAAGTTGAGCATAAAGATCTGGGACCGGCGTCAAAAGTCAATACTTACAAGTTGGTTAATGGCGTGATAAGTGGCGATGACATTATAATCGGTGCCGAGACAGATGGTTTAGGCAGTCAGATTACCGGTGACCGACAATGGCAATCTGGTCAGTACAATCTCGTTATATTATATAAAAATACCACGTTTAATATGAATACTTTTAAGTCTATTCCCATTACTATTGAGTATTAG
- a CDS encoding polysaccharide biosynthesis protein, with the protein MSNVWKEGLSINKPRWIILLLDMIIVAIAFFASYVLIFKHRGGIEIEAMQQQGLLVSAIYLVWFCLLGTFKGVVHKTGIRELQRIVMAIVLAYFSTVLICRILEWSQPEFLKTIFPFSDTQLLFHALIAGFGMTFSRVLYRALYHELMWGNKDNRIPVILFGAGNMGNTTFHFIHTTSRNKYRIVAIMDDNPHRIGNRIQGFKIHDISELNKAFVQRHGNAAELIVAIDNRAPERLSRIFKLAEPIPLIVKIIPDTARLMAGEVATRQIRSLRIEDLLGRKAIDLDNPAIAAEMKGQIVLVTGGAGSIGGELVRQLAHTNLKQLIVVDQAESSLYDIQQELSSSANFARCVFMVGNVRDAVFMDTLFQFYKPTYVFHAAAYKHVPLMEANPYESILTNVWGSYNVALLADKYNVAKFVMVSTDKAVNPTNVMGATKRVAEIAISTVNIISKTNFIVTRFGNVLGSNGSVIPLFEKQMLKGGPLTITDPNITRYFMTIPEACQLVQEAAVMGKGGEIFVFDMGEPVKIMDLAKQMIRLKGYNYPEDIDIKVVGLRPGEKIFEELLANGENTEKTYHEKIMIAKVNTPDLALQKARIEQLCALAKTADPNDDKMKLVQLVKDIVPEFRSQNSVFTSLDK; encoded by the coding sequence ATGAGTAATGTATGGAAAGAGGGCTTATCTATTAATAAGCCACGTTGGATCATTCTGTTGTTGGATATGATCATAGTCGCGATCGCTTTCTTTGCCAGCTATGTGCTGATCTTTAAGCATAGAGGTGGTATTGAGATCGAGGCAATGCAACAGCAGGGCCTCCTGGTGTCTGCCATATACCTAGTTTGGTTCTGTCTACTAGGGACTTTTAAAGGGGTGGTTCATAAAACAGGTATACGTGAACTGCAGCGCATTGTGATGGCTATTGTACTGGCTTATTTTTCTACGGTGCTTATCTGTAGAATATTGGAATGGTCGCAACCCGAATTTTTAAAAACGATCTTTCCTTTTTCAGATACTCAATTGCTTTTCCACGCCTTGATTGCGGGGTTCGGAATGACCTTTAGCCGTGTACTTTATCGAGCACTCTATCACGAGCTAATGTGGGGTAATAAAGACAACCGTATTCCGGTGATCTTGTTTGGAGCTGGAAATATGGGCAATACAACCTTTCATTTTATCCATACCACATCACGCAACAAATATCGGATTGTAGCCATTATGGATGATAATCCGCATCGTATTGGCAACCGAATACAGGGTTTTAAGATTCATGATATCAGTGAGCTAAATAAAGCATTTGTTCAGCGGCATGGCAATGCTGCTGAGCTTATCGTTGCAATAGATAATAGGGCTCCCGAACGATTAAGCAGAATTTTTAAGTTGGCCGAACCGATTCCTTTAATTGTTAAAATTATTCCAGATACGGCTCGTTTGATGGCAGGGGAGGTGGCGACCCGACAAATACGCAGTTTGCGCATAGAGGATCTGCTGGGACGTAAAGCGATCGACCTGGACAATCCTGCTATTGCTGCAGAGATGAAGGGACAGATCGTATTGGTGACAGGGGGAGCAGGTTCTATTGGCGGAGAACTGGTGCGTCAGCTCGCGCATACGAATTTAAAGCAGCTTATTGTGGTAGATCAAGCGGAATCTTCTTTGTATGATATTCAACAGGAGCTGAGCTCTTCCGCAAATTTTGCGCGTTGTGTATTTATGGTGGGCAATGTCCGGGATGCCGTATTTATGGATACACTGTTTCAATTCTACAAACCAACATACGTCTTTCATGCAGCTGCCTATAAACATGTGCCTTTGATGGAAGCCAATCCATACGAATCTATTTTAACAAATGTATGGGGTTCGTATAATGTTGCTTTGCTGGCCGATAAATATAATGTAGCCAAATTTGTTATGGTCTCCACGGATAAGGCTGTGAATCCGACCAATGTCATGGGGGCTACCAAACGTGTAGCGGAGATTGCTATATCGACGGTGAATATAATCTCCAAGACCAATTTTATTGTCACGCGTTTTGGTAATGTGTTAGGATCCAATGGTTCAGTCATTCCATTATTTGAAAAGCAAATGCTCAAAGGTGGGCCGCTGACAATTACCGATCCGAATATCACCCGTTATTTTATGACCATACCCGAAGCCTGCCAATTGGTTCAGGAAGCCGCAGTGATGGGTAAAGGCGGTGAAATATTTGTCTTCGACATGGGCGAACCCGTTAAGATTATGGATCTCGCCAAACAGATGATCCGCTTAAAAGGTTACAATTACCCCGAAGATATTGACATTAAAGTCGTAGGTCTCCGACCGGGTGAAAAGATTTTTGAAGAGCTTCTGGCGAATGGGGAGAATACCGAAAAGACGTATCATGAGAAGATTATGATTGCAAAGGTCAACACCCCAGACCTGGCATTGCAAAAAGCACGAATTGAGCAACTTTGTGCACTCGCCAAGACTGCAGATCCGAATGATGATAAAATGAAACTAGTGCAATTGGTTAAAGATATCGTACCGGAATTCCGCTCCCAAAATTCTGTTTTTACTTCATTGGATAAGTAA